A window of Corallococcus silvisoli contains these coding sequences:
- a CDS encoding SDR family oxidoreductase, with amino-acid sequence MSAHHEEKESGVDKRPAVVVTGISGNLGRTLAKMLHKRERIIGIDRRPFIGRPKDVEMHQLDLRKKKAEDVFRKNEVRAVIHMGIMHDPRMSEEEHHSFNVVGTTRLLEYCAKYGVKKVVVLSSANVYGPSPDNSNFLTEDAPLMAASRFSGVRDLIEVDMLAHGFFWKHPDIETVILRPVHIVGPTIKNAPSNYLRLRHPWTLAGFDPMVQLIHVEDVARAMVEALRPEPKGVYNVVGPGQVPLSAVLRELGHTAIPVPHPVARPLLGLMFRYRLANFPPPELDHIQFLCAVDGHRWVQDVGWKAHHSMRDTIRSVVGE; translated from the coding sequence GTGAGCGCCCACCACGAGGAGAAGGAGTCCGGCGTGGACAAGCGCCCCGCCGTGGTCGTCACCGGCATCAGCGGCAACCTGGGCCGCACGCTGGCGAAGATGCTGCACAAGCGCGAGCGCATCATCGGCATCGACCGGCGTCCCTTCATCGGGCGGCCGAAGGACGTCGAGATGCACCAGCTGGACCTGCGCAAGAAGAAGGCGGAGGACGTCTTCCGCAAGAACGAGGTCCGCGCCGTCATCCACATGGGCATCATGCATGACCCGCGCATGAGCGAGGAGGAGCACCACTCGTTCAACGTCGTGGGCACCACGCGCCTGCTGGAGTACTGCGCGAAGTATGGCGTGAAGAAGGTGGTCGTCCTGTCCTCGGCCAACGTCTACGGCCCCAGTCCGGACAACTCCAACTTCCTCACGGAGGACGCGCCGCTGATGGCCGCGAGCCGCTTCTCCGGCGTGCGCGACCTCATCGAAGTGGACATGCTGGCGCACGGCTTCTTCTGGAAGCACCCGGACATCGAGACGGTCATCCTCCGGCCCGTCCACATCGTCGGGCCCACCATCAAGAACGCGCCGTCCAACTACCTGCGGCTGCGCCACCCGTGGACGCTCGCGGGGTTCGATCCGATGGTGCAGCTCATCCACGTGGAGGACGTGGCGCGCGCCATGGTGGAGGCCCTGCGCCCGGAGCCCAAGGGCGTCTACAACGTCGTCGGCCCCGGCCAGGTGCCCCTCTCCGCCGTGCTCCGGGAGCTGGGCCACACCGCCATCCCCGTGCCGCACCCGGTGGCCCGACCGCTGCTGGGCCTGATGTTCCGCTACCGGCTGGCCAACTTCCCGCCCCCGGAGCTGGACCACATCCAGTTCCTCTGCGCCGTGGACGGCCACCGCTGGGTCCAGGACGTGGGCTGGAAGGCCCACCACTCCATGCGCGACACCATCCGCTCCGTGGTGGGCGAGTAG
- a CDS encoding tetratricopeptide repeat protein, with translation MAKSMVERYEQLLRQDPTSSVFVELAKALLEKGDATRTIEVCTQGISHHPTSTVGRVLWGKALIQLGRPAEAMEQFDQAIAIERDNPYAYNLIGEVLLQRGLYRSALPILRKAVALQPNNGRVKQWLDQAQQALSGGPAPIFEDLGSLATPAAAVPQADEPEAPGSEAHPSAFEARAAAAAGLEPRRSRTETPAGGVDATAPASASGDARTPGGEDPAASEGVGGPSDSEQDRAARGEASQAGRVRAERGEASQPGSGRGRAVDGVTSEPGQEPGSGRGHAAGGPSDPGREPGSGRGRAAGSPSEPGQESGSGRGRAAEGGPSDPGQEPGSGRGRAARGDATDPGQEPGSGRGRAASGPSDPGQEPGSGRGRAAGSPLDPGQEPGSGRGRAAGGPADPGQDRDAAARGGSGRSGASRMLADLPEPSMDEPSMSQGGGLLGDLPPPEAVRARAAAPVASVATASGGKRSLLDDIPDATELAAATARNKAAANAKDTEALAAKYEREMHEKIAKERAKQSLLERYGTKTVALFVALIFLSASAGFFILYRSRQGGQTLAETLDLAKRAVAQDTGASLDEALRQLDRARDMDESSPAAWALAGYAHALRYQDHGAASEDRRLALEALEKPGVKDGFNGLVLATNALVADDRGRESARRALLGAQDDVTEVHALAGSLLLADKDEKKALDRFDRALKASPGNVRALVALGGYYLASEDFPQALEMFKRAREVSKEHPAARIGMAESRLALEQDLDAALADVAPLSQDPKLPPALQPRQQLVHGELLSALGRYEEARALLSKGTQGPLAMDFELALGAAGRAAGKLEAAQQAYEAALKLQPKSEAAKEGLGRTLLDRDREREALQRLDADSGRKVSLVRGAAYARLGDWKRARVELGRTRVNDRYPPEAVAWLALADANEGNGAQARDVLEKALAKKPRTDLRVALGQVYWRERALDKAQGQFDEALKDPRDYEGACSLGRLLLSRGLPDMAVKPLTQAVERNGSHGEALDALGRALLALGRTPEALKQFEAWQLDNPGNAAAQKGFALALYQSGRRKEAEGASGRAVKLAPDDAEGQRLRAALLFSNGDAKGGFAALERANKLDSKDPDTFCEIAQAFLRQGQVESADAAFAAARREGPDATCGRVGELYTQLPGGGRGAARTLQDLADKAHTVWDKAFAQVTLARVLLGAGAMKEARAAADEAVRLAPYSGRAYLALGLVAFKQRQEAPAREALAKAVELEPTDGLAHLALADVLVRESSELPRAVEAYEAFLRLASGAPDANRVKKALPLLKRRASR, from the coding sequence ATGGCCAAGTCGATGGTGGAGCGTTACGAGCAGCTCCTCCGGCAGGACCCGACCTCTTCCGTCTTCGTGGAGCTGGCGAAGGCGCTGCTGGAGAAGGGAGATGCGACGCGCACCATCGAGGTGTGCACGCAGGGCATCTCCCACCACCCCACGTCCACCGTGGGGCGGGTGCTGTGGGGCAAGGCCCTCATCCAGCTGGGGCGGCCCGCGGAGGCGATGGAGCAGTTCGACCAGGCCATCGCCATCGAGCGGGACAACCCGTACGCCTACAACCTCATCGGCGAGGTGTTGTTGCAGCGCGGGCTGTACCGCTCGGCGCTGCCCATCCTTCGCAAGGCCGTGGCGCTGCAGCCCAATAACGGGCGCGTGAAGCAGTGGTTGGATCAGGCCCAGCAGGCGCTGTCCGGCGGGCCGGCGCCCATCTTCGAGGACCTGGGCTCGCTGGCGACCCCGGCGGCGGCGGTGCCCCAGGCGGATGAGCCAGAGGCGCCCGGTTCGGAAGCGCACCCGTCCGCGTTCGAGGCACGAGCCGCCGCGGCGGCGGGACTGGAGCCGCGCCGTTCCCGGACGGAGACGCCGGCGGGTGGCGTGGATGCGACGGCCCCGGCTTCCGCCAGCGGCGACGCGCGGACGCCGGGCGGTGAGGATCCAGCGGCCTCCGAGGGTGTGGGGGGCCCGTCTGATTCAGAGCAGGACCGTGCGGCGCGTGGCGAAGCGTCGCAGGCGGGTCGGGTGCGTGCGGAGCGTGGCGAAGCTTCGCAGCCGGGTTCGGGTCGGGGTCGTGCGGTTGATGGTGTGACTTCGGAACCAGGGCAGGAGCCGGGTTCGGGTCGGGGGCATGCGGCTGGTGGCCCTTCGGATCCAGGGCGGGAGCCGGGTTCAGGTCGGGGCCGTGCGGCTGGTAGCCCTTCGGAACCAGGGCAGGAGTCCGGTTCGGGTCGGGGTCGTGCGGCTGAAGGTGGCCCTTCGGATCCCGGGCAGGAGCCCGGTTCAGGTCGAGGTCGTGCGGCGCGCGGCGACGCGACGGATCCAGGACAGGAGCCCGGTTCGGGTCGGGGTCGTGCGGCAAGTGGCCCCTCGGATCCCGGGCAGGAGCCCGGTTCAGGTCGAGGTCGTGCGGCTGGTAGCCCCTTGGATCCAGGACAGGAGCCGGGTTCGGGTCGGGGTCGTGCGGCAGGTGGCCCCGCGGATCCAGGGCAGGACCGGGATGCGGCGGCGCGGGGGGGCTCCGGACGCAGCGGTGCGTCGCGGATGCTGGCGGACCTTCCCGAACCTTCCATGGATGAGCCCTCCATGTCGCAGGGCGGTGGACTGCTCGGAGACCTTCCGCCTCCGGAGGCGGTCCGGGCCCGTGCGGCCGCGCCGGTGGCTTCCGTGGCGACGGCGTCGGGCGGCAAGCGCTCGCTGCTGGACGACATCCCGGACGCGACGGAGCTGGCGGCGGCCACGGCCCGCAACAAGGCCGCGGCGAACGCGAAGGACACGGAGGCGCTCGCCGCGAAGTACGAGCGCGAGATGCACGAGAAGATCGCCAAGGAGCGGGCGAAGCAGTCCCTCCTGGAGCGCTACGGCACCAAGACCGTGGCCCTCTTCGTGGCCCTCATCTTCCTGAGCGCGTCCGCGGGCTTCTTCATCCTCTACCGCTCCCGCCAGGGCGGACAGACGCTGGCGGAGACGCTGGACCTCGCGAAGCGCGCGGTGGCGCAGGACACGGGCGCTTCGCTGGACGAAGCGCTCCGGCAGCTCGACCGCGCGCGCGACATGGACGAATCCAGTCCGGCCGCCTGGGCGCTCGCGGGCTACGCGCACGCCCTTCGCTACCAGGACCACGGCGCCGCCTCCGAGGACCGCCGGCTGGCGCTGGAGGCGCTGGAGAAGCCGGGCGTGAAGGACGGCTTCAACGGGCTGGTGCTCGCCACCAACGCGCTCGTCGCCGACGACCGCGGCCGTGAGTCCGCGCGCCGTGCGTTGCTCGGCGCGCAGGACGACGTGACGGAGGTGCACGCGCTCGCGGGCAGCCTGCTCCTGGCCGACAAGGACGAGAAGAAGGCCCTGGACCGCTTCGACCGTGCGCTCAAGGCGTCGCCGGGCAACGTCCGCGCGCTGGTGGCGCTGGGGGGCTACTACCTGGCCTCCGAGGACTTCCCGCAGGCACTGGAGATGTTCAAGCGCGCCAGGGAGGTCTCCAAGGAGCACCCGGCCGCCCGCATCGGCATGGCCGAGAGCCGGCTCGCGCTGGAGCAGGACCTGGACGCGGCGCTGGCGGACGTGGCGCCCCTGTCCCAGGACCCCAAGCTGCCCCCCGCGCTCCAGCCGCGTCAGCAATTGGTGCACGGCGAGCTGTTGTCCGCGCTGGGCAGGTACGAAGAGGCGCGGGCGCTGCTCTCCAAGGGCACGCAGGGGCCGCTGGCCATGGACTTCGAGCTGGCGCTCGGGGCCGCGGGTCGCGCGGCGGGCAAGCTGGAGGCCGCGCAGCAGGCCTATGAGGCCGCGCTGAAGCTGCAGCCCAAGAGCGAGGCCGCGAAGGAGGGACTGGGACGCACGCTGCTGGACCGCGACCGCGAGCGTGAAGCGCTGCAACGGCTGGACGCGGACAGTGGGCGCAAGGTGTCGCTGGTCCGCGGTGCGGCGTACGCGCGGCTGGGGGACTGGAAGCGCGCCCGCGTGGAGCTGGGCCGCACGCGCGTGAACGACCGCTATCCTCCGGAGGCCGTCGCGTGGCTGGCGCTGGCGGATGCCAACGAGGGCAACGGCGCCCAGGCGCGCGACGTGCTGGAGAAGGCGCTGGCGAAGAAGCCCCGCACCGACCTGCGCGTGGCGCTGGGGCAGGTGTACTGGCGTGAGCGCGCGCTCGACAAGGCGCAGGGCCAGTTCGACGAAGCGCTGAAGGATCCTCGGGACTACGAAGGTGCGTGCTCGCTGGGGCGGCTGCTCCTGTCGCGCGGCCTGCCGGACATGGCGGTCAAGCCGCTGACGCAGGCGGTGGAGCGCAATGGTTCGCACGGCGAGGCCCTGGACGCGCTGGGCCGCGCGCTCCTGGCGCTGGGGCGCACGCCGGAGGCACTGAAGCAATTCGAGGCGTGGCAGTTGGACAACCCGGGCAACGCCGCCGCGCAGAAGGGCTTCGCGCTGGCCCTGTACCAGTCCGGCCGCCGCAAGGAGGCCGAAGGGGCGTCGGGCCGGGCGGTGAAGCTGGCCCCGGACGACGCGGAAGGGCAGCGGCTGCGCGCGGCGCTCCTGTTCTCCAACGGCGACGCCAAGGGCGGCTTCGCGGCCCTGGAGCGTGCCAACAAGCTGGACTCCAAGGACCCGGACACCTTCTGCGAGATCGCCCAGGCGTTCCTGCGCCAGGGCCAGGTGGAGAGCGCGGACGCGGCCTTCGCGGCGGCGCGGCGCGAGGGGCCGGATGCGACGTGCGGCCGCGTGGGCGAGCTGTACACGCAGCTGCCCGGCGGTGGACGTGGCGCGGCGCGCACGCTGCAGGACCTGGCCGACAAGGCGCACACCGTCTGGGACAAGGCGTTCGCCCAGGTGACGCTGGCGCGCGTGCTGCTAGGCGCGGGGGCGATGAAGGAGGCCCGCGCGGCGGCGGACGAGGCCGTGCGGCTTGCCCCCTACAGCGGGCGCGCGTACCTGGCGCTGGGACTGGTGGCCTTCAAGCAGCGGCAGGAGGCCCCTGCCCGCGAGGCGCTGGCCAAGGCCGTGGAGCTGGAGCCCACGGACGGTCTGGCGCATCTGGCGCTGGCGGACGTGCTGGTGCGCGAGTCCTCGGAGCTTCCCCGGGCCGTGGAGGCCTACGAGGCCTTCCTGCGGCTCGCCAGTGGGGCGCCGGACGCGAACCGGGTGAAGAAGGCCCTCCCGCTCCTCAAGCGACGGGCGTCGCGGTAG
- a CDS encoding RecQ family ATP-dependent DNA helicase: MMNMRAMTESLPFLEDAQRGLVRHFGLSEFRPGQAPVISSVLSGRNTVVVMPTGAGKSLCYQLPALLLPGITLVVSPLIALMKDQVEQLTARGIPATYINSSLSDVERAERLRKLRAREYKLLYVAPERFRSGGFLELVSELGVELLAVDEAHCISQWGHDFRPDYALLGQVRKRLRPPRTVALTATATPLVREDIVRVLLMKDPHVFAQGFDRPNLFLDVVNVGGDEERREACASLAAKGGSGIIYCSTRKAAEGMHSALVTRKVKAVLYHAGMEDDARRQAQEDFMSAKDAVAVATNAFGMGIDKPDIRFVAHANIPRAVEAYYQEIGRAGRDGNAATAVLLFNHADVYTQERLIQSSNPSEAVLSDVWAQLQAVEEFERGVHALAGMVGTSEFEVSAALKVFEREGKLERGGRGEGEYGLTLTDKAASAQPHAADAQKLLRSLLETFPVGRQATTELPILARRTALSEDDLRHALGLLEKSGVVRVRRPFAGRSIRALERVPFRELSLDLSRVREQERRNLLMLKSMTDYAYTPKCRRAFILRYFGQADAAAVCGTCDRCAGSMMPKPSGSASRSAPAAAGAPVTVYSELASMELRRWRKDLAKDLGVAPFIIFNDATLLGLASALPVDRESFLGVKGTGESRWERFGPKVVEICLMARAAGHEPQVAPVAPRVRKAKTRH, from the coding sequence ATGATGAACATGCGCGCGATGACGGAGTCCCTGCCCTTCCTCGAAGATGCCCAGCGGGGACTGGTGCGGCACTTCGGCCTCTCGGAGTTCCGCCCCGGCCAGGCCCCCGTCATCAGCTCCGTGCTGAGCGGCCGCAACACCGTGGTGGTGATGCCCACGGGCGCGGGCAAGAGCCTGTGCTACCAGCTCCCGGCGCTGCTCCTGCCGGGCATCACGCTGGTGGTGTCACCGCTCATCGCGCTGATGAAGGACCAGGTGGAGCAGCTCACCGCGCGGGGCATCCCGGCCACGTACATCAACTCGTCCTTGTCGGACGTGGAGCGGGCGGAGCGCCTGCGCAAGCTGCGCGCCCGCGAGTACAAGTTGCTCTACGTCGCGCCGGAGCGCTTCCGCAGCGGCGGCTTCCTGGAGCTGGTGTCGGAGCTGGGCGTGGAGCTGCTGGCCGTGGACGAGGCGCACTGCATCTCCCAATGGGGCCACGACTTCCGGCCGGACTACGCGCTGCTGGGACAGGTGCGCAAGCGCCTGCGGCCCCCGCGCACGGTGGCCCTCACCGCCACGGCGACGCCGCTGGTGCGCGAGGACATCGTCCGCGTGCTGCTCATGAAGGACCCGCACGTGTTCGCCCAGGGCTTCGACCGGCCCAACCTCTTCCTGGACGTGGTGAACGTCGGCGGGGACGAGGAGCGCCGGGAGGCGTGCGCGAGCCTGGCGGCGAAGGGGGGCAGCGGCATCATCTACTGCTCCACGCGCAAGGCGGCGGAAGGGATGCACTCCGCGCTCGTCACGCGCAAGGTGAAGGCGGTGCTGTACCACGCGGGCATGGAGGACGACGCCCGCCGCCAGGCGCAGGAGGACTTCATGTCCGCGAAGGACGCGGTGGCGGTGGCCACCAACGCCTTCGGCATGGGCATCGACAAGCCGGACATCCGCTTCGTCGCCCACGCCAACATCCCCCGGGCCGTGGAGGCGTACTACCAGGAGATTGGCCGCGCGGGCCGCGACGGCAACGCCGCCACGGCGGTGCTCCTGTTCAACCACGCGGACGTGTACACGCAGGAGCGCCTCATCCAGAGCAGCAACCCGTCCGAGGCGGTGCTGTCGGACGTGTGGGCGCAGCTGCAGGCCGTGGAGGAGTTCGAGCGGGGCGTGCACGCCCTGGCCGGCATGGTGGGCACCAGCGAGTTCGAGGTCTCCGCCGCGCTGAAGGTCTTCGAGCGCGAGGGCAAGCTGGAGCGCGGCGGCCGGGGCGAGGGCGAGTACGGGCTCACGCTGACGGACAAGGCCGCCAGCGCCCAGCCGCACGCGGCGGACGCGCAGAAGCTGCTCCGCTCGCTGCTGGAGACCTTCCCCGTGGGGCGGCAGGCCACCACGGAGCTGCCCATCCTCGCGCGGCGCACGGCGCTGTCGGAGGACGACTTGCGGCACGCGCTGGGCCTGCTGGAGAAGTCCGGCGTGGTGCGGGTGCGTCGGCCGTTCGCGGGGCGCTCCATCCGCGCGCTGGAGCGCGTCCCCTTCCGCGAGCTGTCCCTGGACCTGAGCCGGGTGCGCGAGCAGGAGCGCCGCAACCTGCTGATGCTCAAGAGCATGACGGACTACGCGTACACCCCCAAGTGCCGGCGCGCGTTCATCCTGCGCTACTTCGGGCAGGCGGACGCGGCGGCCGTGTGCGGCACGTGCGACCGGTGCGCGGGCAGCATGATGCCCAAGCCGTCGGGCTCAGCCTCGCGCTCCGCGCCGGCCGCCGCTGGCGCGCCGGTGACGGTCTACAGCGAGCTGGCCTCCATGGAGCTGCGCCGCTGGCGCAAGGACCTGGCGAAGGACCTGGGCGTCGCGCCCTTCATCATCTTCAACGACGCGACGCTGCTGGGGTTGGCCTCCGCGCTGCCCGTGGACCGGGAGTCCTTCCTCGGGGTGAAGGGCACCGGAGAGAGCCGCTGGGAGCGCTTCGGTCCCAAGGTGGTGGAGATCTGCCTGATGGCGCGCGCTGCGGGCCATGAGCCGCAGGTGGCCCCGGTGGCCCCTCGCGTGCGCAAGGCGAAGACGCGCCACTAG
- a CDS encoding DUF3006 family protein, translating to MGAGALLGLGASPVRVELLEDTRALVVRADGGQACTVERWRLPPGAREGDVIVDGRLDLERTEALRREVARKRAQLAVPLPPGLEL from the coding sequence ATGGGAGCGGGGGCGCTGCTGGGACTGGGGGCGAGTCCCGTGCGGGTGGAGCTGCTGGAGGACACGCGAGCCCTGGTGGTGCGCGCGGACGGAGGGCAGGCGTGCACGGTGGAGCGCTGGCGGCTGCCGCCGGGCGCTCGCGAGGGGGACGTCATCGTGGATGGCCGCCTGGACCTGGAGCGGACGGAGGCCCTGCGGCGCGAGGTCGCGCGGAAACGGGCCCAGCTGGCGGTTCCCCTTCCTCCGGGGCTCGAGCTGTGA
- the radC gene encoding RadC family protein has product MEQGGEAWVGTVGGEATSGGSVRVRGTGMEDARERLFRLGAEALTDLELLGLLWTEGPRGLKDAADGVARGGLRALVQEDPRVLCARKGVGPSRTSRLLAALELGRRAQRSPEKRPRLRTPKDVHGYLYPTLSALRREVFHVLCFNARNVLVHDARVAEGTLSACPVDPREVFSAVLSSRATAIVLAHNHPSGDPEPSVQDVGLTEHLARAAGLLGVKLLDHVVVGDGAYVSMLERGLLPDSEREGRRKCGTPGGGW; this is encoded by the coding sequence ATGGAACAGGGCGGCGAGGCGTGGGTGGGAACGGTCGGTGGGGAGGCCACGAGCGGAGGGTCGGTGAGGGTACGCGGCACCGGCATGGAGGATGCGCGCGAGCGCCTCTTCCGGCTGGGCGCGGAGGCCCTCACCGACCTGGAGTTGCTGGGCCTGTTGTGGACGGAGGGGCCCCGGGGCTTGAAGGACGCGGCGGACGGCGTGGCCCGGGGTGGGCTCAGGGCGCTGGTGCAGGAGGACCCGCGCGTGCTGTGCGCGCGAAAGGGCGTGGGGCCGTCCCGCACGTCCCGGCTGCTGGCGGCGCTGGAGTTGGGACGGCGCGCGCAGCGCTCGCCGGAGAAGCGCCCGAGGCTGCGCACGCCGAAGGACGTTCACGGATACCTGTACCCCACGCTGAGCGCGCTGCGGCGAGAGGTGTTCCATGTGCTGTGCTTCAACGCGCGCAACGTGCTGGTGCACGACGCCCGGGTGGCGGAAGGAACGTTGAGCGCGTGCCCGGTGGATCCGCGCGAGGTGTTCTCCGCGGTGCTGTCGTCGCGGGCGACGGCCATCGTGCTCGCGCACAACCACCCATCGGGAGACCCCGAGCCCAGCGTCCAGGACGTGGGCCTCACGGAGCACCTGGCGCGGGCAGCGGGGCTGCTGGGCGTGAAGCTGCTGGACCACGTCGTGGTGGGGGACGGCGCGTACGTGTCCATGCTGGAGCGGGGCCTGTTGCCGGACAGCGAGCGGGAGGGGCGACGCAAGTGCGGCACGCCAGGTGGGGGGTGGTGA
- a CDS encoding cyclic nucleotide-binding domain-containing protein, which produces MDAAVLKKVALFEGLTQGQLAKVARIASSRTYSAGDYLFREGDTGQDMFILTDGKVRISKSVPGIGEEALAILEAGQYFGEMAVIEDSPRSADAIAHSGCTVWVIERAKLDQLMFTDKDLAYVLLWTFVRTLSERLRETNEKIKGFFAISRF; this is translated from the coding sequence ATGGATGCCGCTGTCCTCAAGAAGGTTGCGCTCTTCGAGGGATTGACCCAGGGCCAGCTCGCCAAGGTCGCCCGGATTGCCTCGTCCAGGACCTACTCCGCCGGTGACTACCTCTTCCGCGAGGGCGACACCGGGCAGGACATGTTCATCCTCACCGACGGCAAGGTTCGCATTTCCAAATCCGTGCCGGGCATCGGCGAGGAGGCGCTCGCCATCCTCGAAGCCGGCCAGTATTTCGGGGAGATGGCGGTCATCGAGGATTCGCCCCGCTCCGCGGACGCCATCGCCCACAGCGGCTGCACGGTGTGGGTCATCGAGCGGGCGAAGCTGGACCAGCTGATGTTCACGGACAAGGACCTGGCCTACGTCCTTCTCTGGACGTTCGTCCGCACGCTGAGCGAGCGGCTTCGCGAGACGAACGAGAAGATCAAGGGCTTCTTCGCCATCTCCCGCTTCTGA
- the trxB gene encoding thioredoxin-disulfide reductase, translating to MSAGGAVSQDKIQKVTIIGSGPAGYTAAIYAARANLEPVVFAGGPTLEHPQRVPGGQLMVTTDVENYPGFPEAITGPELMERFQKQAERFGTVLHMENVTKVDFSQRPFLLESESGLQVRSETVIISTGATAKWLGVKGEDTYKNRGVSACATCDGAFFKKQDVLVVGGGDTAMEEATYLAKIVNHVTLIHRRDSLRASKVMQERALNNPKISFLWNSAVEEVVGNAKGMTGAVVRNLKTGDSQLLNAHGLFVAIGHTPNTELFQGILETHQGGYLKTQPGTTRTNIEGVFACGDVQDSYYRQAITAAGTGCMAAIDAERWLIEHGE from the coding sequence ATGAGCGCAGGAGGCGCCGTGTCGCAGGACAAGATCCAGAAGGTCACCATCATCGGCTCCGGCCCGGCGGGCTACACGGCCGCCATCTACGCGGCGCGCGCCAACCTGGAGCCCGTGGTGTTCGCCGGCGGCCCCACCCTGGAGCACCCCCAGCGCGTCCCGGGCGGCCAGCTCATGGTCACCACCGACGTGGAGAACTATCCCGGCTTCCCGGAGGCCATCACCGGCCCGGAGTTGATGGAGCGCTTCCAGAAGCAGGCGGAGCGCTTCGGCACCGTGCTGCACATGGAGAACGTCACCAAGGTGGACTTCTCCCAGCGGCCCTTCCTGCTGGAGAGCGAGAGCGGCCTCCAGGTGCGCTCGGAGACGGTCATCATCTCCACGGGCGCCACCGCGAAGTGGCTGGGCGTCAAGGGCGAGGACACCTACAAGAACCGCGGCGTGTCCGCGTGCGCCACGTGTGACGGCGCCTTCTTCAAGAAGCAGGACGTGCTGGTGGTGGGCGGCGGCGACACGGCCATGGAAGAGGCCACGTACCTGGCGAAGATCGTCAACCACGTCACGCTCATCCACCGACGCGACAGCCTGCGCGCGTCCAAGGTGATGCAGGAGCGCGCCCTCAACAACCCGAAGATCTCCTTCCTGTGGAACTCCGCGGTGGAGGAGGTCGTGGGCAACGCCAAGGGGATGACGGGCGCGGTGGTGCGCAACCTCAAGACCGGCGACAGCCAGCTGCTCAACGCGCACGGCCTGTTCGTCGCCATCGGCCACACGCCGAACACGGAGCTGTTCCAGGGCATCCTGGAGACGCACCAGGGCGGCTACCTCAAGACGCAGCCGGGCACCACGCGCACCAACATCGAGGGCGTCTTCGCCTGCGGCGACGTGCAGGACAGCTACTACCGCCAGGCCATCACCGCCGCGGGCACCGGGTGCATGGCCGCCATCGACGCGGAGCGCTGGCTCATCGAGCACGGCGAGTAG
- a CDS encoding trans-sulfuration enzyme family protein, translating into MSKKQKTVAVHAGSRLTGSKAVPVMPPIFPAAVNWFDSSDDLSDALDGKDYAYARISAPNAALLEEAVAALEGAESCVAYASGMAALRSLFDAQPWKAGDVLVVPTDGYGVTRLLYKNLCARWGVELRPLNQTEADAPARIREWRPRMVLAESISNPLLRVPDIRALAEACRDAGAVFAVDATFPSPFGQRALELGADYAVQSTSKWLNGHSDALGGTVSGSKSRMDPLRSARVLSGDVLGPFEAWLTLRGLRTLPVRMKAHNEHALHVAKRLSESPLLERVIYPGLASHPDHAVAGRVLEGGFGPMVAFEIKGAGQQEGDRFLEALRVCKPGPSLGDVGTLVMHAASASARRMTPQERAQAGIRDSLIRVSVGLEDPDDVADDLLAAVAKGAGR; encoded by the coding sequence ATGAGCAAGAAGCAGAAGACGGTAGCGGTGCACGCGGGCTCCCGGCTCACCGGGAGCAAGGCGGTGCCCGTCATGCCGCCCATCTTCCCGGCGGCGGTGAACTGGTTCGACAGCAGCGACGACCTGTCCGACGCGCTGGACGGCAAGGACTACGCCTACGCCCGCATCAGCGCGCCCAACGCGGCCCTGCTGGAGGAGGCGGTCGCCGCGCTGGAGGGCGCCGAGTCCTGCGTCGCGTACGCCAGCGGCATGGCCGCGCTGCGCTCGCTCTTCGACGCGCAGCCGTGGAAGGCCGGGGACGTGCTGGTGGTGCCGACGGACGGCTACGGCGTCACCCGGCTGCTCTACAAGAACCTGTGCGCTCGCTGGGGCGTGGAGCTGCGCCCGCTCAACCAGACGGAGGCGGACGCGCCTGCCCGCATCCGCGAGTGGCGCCCGCGCATGGTCCTGGCGGAGAGCATCTCCAACCCGCTGCTGCGCGTGCCGGACATCCGCGCGCTCGCGGAGGCGTGCCGCGACGCCGGCGCCGTCTTCGCGGTGGATGCCACCTTCCCGTCACCCTTCGGGCAGCGCGCGCTGGAGCTGGGCGCGGACTACGCGGTGCAGTCCACCAGCAAGTGGCTCAACGGCCACAGCGACGCGCTGGGCGGCACGGTGAGCGGCTCCAAGTCGCGGATGGACCCGCTGCGCTCGGCGCGCGTGCTGTCCGGCGACGTGCTGGGCCCCTTCGAGGCGTGGCTCACCCTGCGCGGGCTGCGCACGCTGCCTGTCCGCATGAAGGCCCACAACGAGCATGCCCTCCACGTGGCGAAGCGTCTGTCGGAGTCGCCGCTCCTGGAGCGCGTCATCTACCCGGGCCTCGCCTCCCACCCGGACCACGCGGTGGCGGGGCGGGTGCTGGAGGGTGGCTTCGGGCCCATGGTGGCCTTTGAAATCAAGGGCGCGGGGCAGCAGGAAGGGGACCGGTTCCTGGAGGCGCTGCGGGTGTGCAAGCCCGGGCCGTCGCTGGGGGACGTGGGCACGCTGGTGATGCACGCGGCCAGCGCCAGCGCCCGCCGGATGACGCCCCAGGAGCGCGCCCAGGCCGGCATCCGCGACAGCCTCATCCGCGTGTCCGTGGGGCTGGAGGACCCGGATGACGTGGCCGACGACCTGCTCGCCGCCGTGGCGAAGGGGGCCGGCCGGTGA